Proteins encoded by one window of Xyrauchen texanus isolate HMW12.3.18 chromosome 24, RBS_HiC_50CHRs, whole genome shotgun sequence:
- the LOC127618181 gene encoding legumain-like isoform X2 has translation MTPQTVAVLGLALSLGLVVSGFPAEQPENGKNWVVIVAGSNGWYNYRHQADVCHAYQIVHKNGIPDEQIVVMMYDDLAQAPDNPTPGEIINRPNGTDVYKGVLKDYTGDDVTPQNFLAVLKGDAAGVKGGSGKVLKSGPNDHVFVYFTDHGAPGLLAFPNDDLLVDDLMDTIKYMHTNNKYLKMVLYIEACESGSMMKPLPVDINVYATTASNPDESSYACYYDEARDTYLGDLYSVNWMEDSDMEDLSKETLAKQFKIVKAKTNTSHVMQYGNKTLSHMKVIAFQGNSKALKAAEPVSLPMVTEHDLMSSPDVPLAIMKRKLMKTNDIIAARQHLQEITAHMQVKELLANTMRKIVEHVVQDQEEVKYYLEGREDLTQYDCYKTAINHYKQHCFNWHQQEYEYALRHLYALVNLCEGGYQAHRITGAMDHVCYFRK, from the exons ATGACCCCACAGACAGTAGCAGTTTTAGGCCTTGCCCTGAGCCTGGGGCTGGTTGTGAGCGGTTTCCCTGCCGAGCAGCCCGAAAATGGAAAAAACTGGGTCGTCATAGTGGCTGGATCCAACGGCTGGTACAACTACAGACACCAG GCCGATGTCTGCCATGCATATCAGATTGTCCACAAGAACGGCATCCCAGACGAGCAGATTGTGGTGATGATGTATGATGATCTCGCTCAAGCTCCTGA TAACCCAACACCAGGAGAGATAATAAACAGACCCAATGGAACTGATGTTTACAAAGGAGTGCTGAAGGACTACACCGGTGAT GATGTGACTCCTCAGAATTTCCTGGCTGTTTTGAAAGGTGATGCTGCTGGTGTAAAGGGAGGATCTGGAAAAGTGCTGAAAAG TGGTCCAAATGatcatgtgtttgtgtatttcaCTGATCATGGAGCCCCAGGTCTGCTGGCCTTTCCTAATGATGAT CTTCTTGTGGATGACCTGATGGACACCATCAagtacatgcacacaaacaataaATACTTGAAG aTGGTATTGTATATCGAGGCCTGCGAATCTGGCTCCATGATGAAACCTCTGCCTGTTGACATTAACG TGTACGCCACAACTGCTTCCAACCCTGATGAGTCCTCATATGCCTGTTACTATGACGAGGCCAGAGATACCTACCTTGGAGACTTGTACAGCGTCAACTGGATGGAAGACTCCGACATG GAGGATCTGAGCAAAGAGActttggccaaacagttcaagaTTGTAAAAGCCAAAACCAACACCAGCCATGTGATGCAGTATGGAAACAAG ACGCTGTCCCACATGAAGGTGATTGCGTTCCAAGGTAACTCAAAAGCTCTTAAGGCAGCTGAGCCTGTGTCTTTGCCCATGGTTACTGAACATGACCTCATGAGCAGCCCTGATGTGCCTCTTGCAATCATGAAGAGGAAACTCATGAAGACCAATGACATCATTGCTGCTCGCCAGCACCTGCAGGAGATCACTGCACATATGCAG gtGAAGGAACTGCTTGCTAACACTATGCGTAAAATCGTGGAGCACGTGGTGCAGGATCAAGAGGAAGTGAAATATTATCTAGAGGGGCGTGAAGATCTCACACAGTATGACTGCTATAAAACTGCCATCAACCACTACAAGCAACACTGCTTCAACTGGCACCAGCAGGAG TATGAATATGCTCTGAGACACCTTTATGCTTTAGTCAACCTGTGTGAGGGAGGATACCAGGCCCACAG AATCACAGGGGCTATGGACCATGTGTGTTACTTCAGAAAGTAG
- the LOC127618181 gene encoding legumain-like isoform X1: MQLGLRVHKKLTTEMTPQTVAVLGLALSLGLVVSGFPAEQPENGKNWVVIVAGSNGWYNYRHQADVCHAYQIVHKNGIPDEQIVVMMYDDLAQAPDNPTPGEIINRPNGTDVYKGVLKDYTGDDVTPQNFLAVLKGDAAGVKGGSGKVLKSGPNDHVFVYFTDHGAPGLLAFPNDDLLVDDLMDTIKYMHTNNKYLKMVLYIEACESGSMMKPLPVDINVYATTASNPDESSYACYYDEARDTYLGDLYSVNWMEDSDMEDLSKETLAKQFKIVKAKTNTSHVMQYGNKTLSHMKVIAFQGNSKALKAAEPVSLPMVTEHDLMSSPDVPLAIMKRKLMKTNDIIAARQHLQEITAHMQVKELLANTMRKIVEHVVQDQEEVKYYLEGREDLTQYDCYKTAINHYKQHCFNWHQQEYEYALRHLYALVNLCEGGYQAHRITGAMDHVCYFRK, translated from the exons ATGCAGCTCGGGTTGCGCGTACATAAGAAG TTGACCACAGAGATGACCCCACAGACAGTAGCAGTTTTAGGCCTTGCCCTGAGCCTGGGGCTGGTTGTGAGCGGTTTCCCTGCCGAGCAGCCCGAAAATGGAAAAAACTGGGTCGTCATAGTGGCTGGATCCAACGGCTGGTACAACTACAGACACCAG GCCGATGTCTGCCATGCATATCAGATTGTCCACAAGAACGGCATCCCAGACGAGCAGATTGTGGTGATGATGTATGATGATCTCGCTCAAGCTCCTGA TAACCCAACACCAGGAGAGATAATAAACAGACCCAATGGAACTGATGTTTACAAAGGAGTGCTGAAGGACTACACCGGTGAT GATGTGACTCCTCAGAATTTCCTGGCTGTTTTGAAAGGTGATGCTGCTGGTGTAAAGGGAGGATCTGGAAAAGTGCTGAAAAG TGGTCCAAATGatcatgtgtttgtgtatttcaCTGATCATGGAGCCCCAGGTCTGCTGGCCTTTCCTAATGATGAT CTTCTTGTGGATGACCTGATGGACACCATCAagtacatgcacacaaacaataaATACTTGAAG aTGGTATTGTATATCGAGGCCTGCGAATCTGGCTCCATGATGAAACCTCTGCCTGTTGACATTAACG TGTACGCCACAACTGCTTCCAACCCTGATGAGTCCTCATATGCCTGTTACTATGACGAGGCCAGAGATACCTACCTTGGAGACTTGTACAGCGTCAACTGGATGGAAGACTCCGACATG GAGGATCTGAGCAAAGAGActttggccaaacagttcaagaTTGTAAAAGCCAAAACCAACACCAGCCATGTGATGCAGTATGGAAACAAG ACGCTGTCCCACATGAAGGTGATTGCGTTCCAAGGTAACTCAAAAGCTCTTAAGGCAGCTGAGCCTGTGTCTTTGCCCATGGTTACTGAACATGACCTCATGAGCAGCCCTGATGTGCCTCTTGCAATCATGAAGAGGAAACTCATGAAGACCAATGACATCATTGCTGCTCGCCAGCACCTGCAGGAGATCACTGCACATATGCAG gtGAAGGAACTGCTTGCTAACACTATGCGTAAAATCGTGGAGCACGTGGTGCAGGATCAAGAGGAAGTGAAATATTATCTAGAGGGGCGTGAAGATCTCACACAGTATGACTGCTATAAAACTGCCATCAACCACTACAAGCAACACTGCTTCAACTGGCACCAGCAGGAG TATGAATATGCTCTGAGACACCTTTATGCTTTAGTCAACCTGTGTGAGGGAGGATACCAGGCCCACAG AATCACAGGGGCTATGGACCATGTGTGTTACTTCAGAAAGTAG